A window of Pedobacter lusitanus contains these coding sequences:
- a CDS encoding DUF1569 domain-containing protein, protein MEIVNSAVTQFNSQQLVETSNRKHLASLFFQLNANSVPVWGKMRPQQMVEHLIDQVQYTNGKKIPYCEVPEEQALLAKQANIYTDLEIPRNVMFGEISDKLIYPDLSTAIHQLIIELADFDQYFRKPGSMAIHGGFGPMNYDEWIIWHSKHFKHHLKQFDLLVSAQA, encoded by the coding sequence ATGGAAATTGTAAATAGCGCTGTTACACAGTTTAATTCTCAACAATTGGTCGAGACTTCCAATCGTAAGCATTTAGCTTCACTATTCTTCCAATTGAATGCTAATTCAGTACCTGTCTGGGGGAAAATGAGGCCACAGCAAATGGTTGAACATCTGATAGACCAGGTGCAGTATACCAATGGCAAGAAAATACCTTATTGTGAAGTTCCCGAGGAACAGGCTCTGCTGGCAAAACAGGCTAATATTTATACTGACCTGGAAATACCACGGAACGTAATGTTTGGAGAGATTTCCGATAAGCTGATTTATCCTGATTTAAGTACGGCTATTCATCAATTGATAATTGAACTGGCTGATTTTGACCAGTATTTTAGAAAGCCGGGTTCAATGGCTATACATGGCGGATTTGGACCTATGAACTATGATGAATGGATTATATGGCACTCCAAACATTTCAAGCATCATTTAAAACAATTTGATCTCCTGGTTTCTGCACAGGCTTAA
- the hepC gene encoding heparin-sulfate lyase HepC: MQLKKCIILCILLGSALLIKAQERTITRQDFEDINLTYPGLEKTNALFLAGKYDDAARQLLSYYRGRKTITHPEFNLSDEADFIGKSIGTANLEKANNALEHKFQPHKGYGFFDYGKDINWQLWPVKDNEVRWQLHRVYWWQSMGLAYRSNGDEKYAKEWIYQFRDWVTKNPLGLSNDNDRYAWRPLEVSERVQSLPGTFKLFVNSPNFSPVFLLDFLQSYHQQANYIPLHYSELGNHLLFEAQRVLFAGSFFPEFNDAASWRKSGITVLNNEIKKQVYADGMQFELSPTYHVAAIDIFLKAYNAAKMAGVENEFPQSFSKTIENMIMATINISFPDYNNPMFGDSWLIDKKARIKQFENWSKAFPDNRIIKYFASEGKEGELPSYLSHGLTTAGFYTFRNGWNNQSTVMILKASPPGEFHAQPDNGTFELWVKGRDFTPDGGVYVYSGDTEINKLREEYRQTKVHQTLTLNNKNMVITKALLNKWETGKNLDRLTYTNPSYPNLNHQRTILFINQKYFLIIDKAFGKATGNLGIHFQLKEDSKPVFDQIKNIIYTTYTDGNNLLIQSLNKDKINLNEEKGKVSYAYRKEEPRPAFVFEKSKKDGDTQKFITVMFPYEGKRIPEISIAENPGNDFDKGNIDIDITINGKKQEIKTILNP; the protein is encoded by the coding sequence ATGCAGTTAAAAAAATGTATCATTCTATGTATCCTGCTGGGTTCTGCCCTACTGATAAAAGCGCAGGAAAGAACCATTACCAGACAAGATTTTGAAGACATTAATCTTACATATCCCGGACTGGAAAAAACCAATGCACTATTTCTGGCTGGCAAATATGATGACGCAGCCAGACAATTGCTATCTTATTATCGTGGACGCAAAACCATAACACATCCTGAGTTTAATTTATCTGACGAAGCGGATTTTATAGGCAAATCTATTGGTACGGCTAATCTGGAAAAGGCAAATAATGCTCTGGAGCATAAATTTCAGCCTCATAAGGGTTATGGATTTTTTGATTATGGGAAAGATATCAACTGGCAACTATGGCCTGTAAAAGACAATGAAGTACGATGGCAATTACACCGTGTATACTGGTGGCAATCCATGGGACTGGCTTATCGTAGTAACGGTGATGAAAAGTATGCCAAAGAATGGATATATCAGTTTCGCGACTGGGTCACAAAAAACCCGTTAGGGCTGTCAAATGATAATGACAGGTATGCCTGGCGCCCACTGGAAGTATCAGAACGGGTACAAAGTCTGCCTGGTACTTTTAAACTATTTGTGAATTCACCTAATTTCAGTCCTGTCTTTCTACTTGACTTTTTACAAAGCTATCATCAGCAGGCAAACTACATCCCTTTGCATTATTCAGAATTAGGTAATCATCTTTTATTTGAAGCTCAACGGGTATTGTTTGCAGGTTCATTCTTTCCTGAATTTAATGATGCAGCTTCATGGAGAAAAAGTGGTATTACTGTTTTAAATAATGAGATTAAAAAGCAGGTATATGCTGATGGAATGCAGTTTGAATTATCACCAACCTATCATGTTGCTGCGATAGACATTTTCTTAAAGGCTTATAATGCAGCAAAGATGGCCGGAGTGGAAAACGAGTTCCCTCAAAGCTTTAGTAAAACTATCGAAAATATGATCATGGCTACGATAAATATATCTTTCCCGGATTATAATAACCCCATGTTTGGCGATTCATGGTTAATCGATAAAAAAGCAAGAATTAAGCAATTTGAAAACTGGTCCAAAGCTTTCCCTGACAATCGAATCATTAAATATTTTGCTTCTGAAGGGAAAGAAGGAGAACTTCCGTCCTATTTATCACATGGTTTGACAACTGCAGGTTTTTATACTTTCAGAAATGGCTGGAATAATCAATCCACAGTAATGATACTTAAGGCAAGTCCTCCCGGAGAATTTCATGCCCAGCCTGATAATGGTACTTTTGAGCTTTGGGTAAAAGGACGTGATTTCACACCGGACGGTGGTGTTTACGTCTATAGCGGCGATACTGAAATCAATAAACTAAGAGAAGAGTACCGTCAGACTAAAGTACATCAGACTTTAACCCTCAACAATAAAAATATGGTGATCACAAAAGCACTGTTAAATAAATGGGAAACCGGAAAAAACCTTGACCGGTTAACTTATACCAATCCCAGCTATCCGAACCTGAATCATCAGCGCACTATACTTTTTATCAACCAAAAATATTTTTTGATTATTGATAAAGCATTTGGCAAAGCAACAGGAAACCTCGGTATACATTTCCAGCTTAAAGAGGATAGTAAACCGGTTTTTGATCAGATTAAAAACATAATATATACGACTTATACCGATGGAAATAACCTTTTAATACAGTCCTTAAACAAGGATAAGATTAACCTTAATGAAGAAAAAGGCAAAGTATCTTATGCATACAGAAAAGAAGAACCAAGACCTGCATTTGTATTTGAAAAATCGAAAAAAGACGGCGATACACAAAAGTTTATAACTGTGATGTTTCCATACGAGGGTAAGCGTATACCGGAGATCAGCATTGCTGAGAATCCTGGTAATGATTTTGACAAGGGCAATATTGATATTGATATTACTATTAATGGGAAAAAGCAGGAAATAAAAACAATTCTTAATCCATAA
- the hepC gene encoding heparin-sulfate lyase HepC, producing MNQKKNFILVILMLCSCSIYARNIVIIKKDFDYINLTLPGMEKTNQLFLAEKYQAAAVELLKYYRNRVNIRHLDFNIDDRQKYAGKKLAKDVMEMADNALLHQLKPHKSYPYFDYGKTIDWQKAPVPDALIRTFLHRTNWWQQMGLAYWSTGDEKYASEWVFQLRDWIKSNQMGAYKDDKEYAWKAFVVSFRLNNWSGYFNMFINSPNFTPEFLMEFLNSYHQQAEYVKSNYTDIGNHRLFEALHLLCAGSSFPELKGSQSWRKSGIEVLNQEITKQVYPDGMQYELSTSYHIGTINIFLNALKIAQLAKLGNEFPESYRALVEKMVMAVINFSFPDYTFPLYGDSFLTNKNIMLKNYDNWSQLFPHNKYIRYFSTDTKSGTVLPYLSQSLPVAGFYTFRSGWDRNSTVMVLKASPPAFFHAHPDNGTFELWVKGRNFTPDAGSYVYNDDSKINNKKAWYRSTRVHQTLTLNNQNMMITKAAAEKWETGKDLDILSYNNPSYEGLQHQRSVLFIDKTYFLIIDRAIGPAMGTLGIHYALKEDSNPIYNQKQNSVTTSYTDGNNLLVQLLNKDSINLRQEESFVSYQYQKEIKRPAFVFEKFKGNNQTECFISVLYPYSNTAAPKIKIKENDYHDPANGKIDMIITIDGKTRLIKQDLNK from the coding sequence ATGAACCAGAAAAAGAACTTCATCCTCGTCATTTTAATGCTGTGCTCCTGCAGTATATATGCCCGGAACATAGTTATTATTAAAAAAGACTTTGATTATATAAATTTGACACTGCCTGGAATGGAAAAAACAAATCAGTTGTTTTTAGCAGAAAAATATCAGGCAGCAGCTGTTGAACTTTTGAAATATTATCGCAACCGGGTTAACATCAGACATCTGGATTTCAATATCGATGACAGGCAGAAATATGCTGGTAAAAAGTTAGCAAAAGATGTTATGGAAATGGCAGATAATGCTTTGCTTCATCAACTCAAACCACATAAGAGTTATCCTTATTTTGATTACGGCAAAACGATTGACTGGCAAAAGGCTCCTGTTCCGGATGCGCTTATCAGAACCTTTTTACACCGGACTAATTGGTGGCAGCAGATGGGTTTAGCTTACTGGAGTACCGGAGACGAAAAATATGCCAGTGAGTGGGTGTTTCAGCTCCGTGACTGGATTAAAAGCAACCAGATGGGTGCTTATAAGGATGACAAAGAATATGCGTGGAAAGCATTTGTAGTATCATTCAGACTCAATAACTGGTCTGGATATTTCAATATGTTTATCAATTCGCCAAATTTTACACCCGAATTCTTAATGGAGTTTCTTAATTCATATCATCAACAGGCAGAATATGTTAAATCCAACTATACAGACATTGGAAATCACCGCCTGTTTGAAGCTCTGCATCTCTTGTGTGCGGGGAGCAGTTTCCCCGAATTAAAGGGATCTCAGAGCTGGAGAAAAAGTGGTATTGAGGTGTTAAATCAGGAAATAACGAAACAGGTATACCCTGACGGAATGCAGTATGAATTATCTACTTCATATCATATAGGTACTATTAATATTTTTTTAAATGCACTCAAAATTGCGCAGCTCGCTAAGCTGGGAAATGAGTTTCCTGAAAGTTACCGGGCTTTAGTAGAAAAAATGGTAATGGCAGTGATCAATTTCTCCTTTCCTGACTATACTTTCCCCTTGTATGGTGATTCCTTTTTAACCAATAAAAATATCATGCTAAAAAACTATGATAACTGGTCGCAGTTATTTCCGCATAACAAATATATCAGATATTTTTCGACAGATACAAAATCTGGGACCGTACTACCCTATTTATCTCAGTCTTTACCTGTAGCCGGCTTCTATACTTTTAGAAGCGGATGGGACAGAAATTCAACTGTAATGGTTTTAAAAGCAAGTCCACCTGCATTTTTCCATGCTCATCCCGATAATGGTACTTTTGAACTTTGGGTTAAAGGCCGCAATTTCACTCCGGATGCCGGAAGTTATGTTTACAATGATGACTCTAAAATCAATAATAAAAAAGCGTGGTACAGATCTACAAGGGTACACCAAACCTTAACTTTGAATAATCAGAACATGATGATTACTAAGGCTGCTGCAGAGAAATGGGAAACGGGCAAAGATCTTGATATACTTTCCTATAATAATCCCAGTTATGAAGGTCTGCAGCATCAGCGCAGTGTATTATTTATTGATAAAACTTATTTTCTGATCATTGACAGAGCTATAGGACCTGCTATGGGAACATTAGGAATTCATTATGCTCTAAAAGAAGATAGCAACCCGATTTACAACCAAAAACAGAATAGCGTAACGACCAGTTACACTGATGGTAACAACCTTTTAGTTCAGCTATTAAATAAGGACAGCATCAATTTAAGACAGGAAGAAAGTTTCGTATCTTATCAATATCAGAAAGAAATAAAAAGACCTGCTTTTGTTTTTGAAAAATTTAAGGGTAATAATCAAACAGAGTGTTTTATTTCTGTTTTATATCCTTACAGCAATACTGCTGCTCCAAAAATAAAAATTAAAGAAAATGATTATCATGATCCGGCCAATGGTAAGATTGATATGATCATTACCATTGACGGAAAGACCAGACTTATCAAGCAGGATCTAAACAAATAA
- a CDS encoding heparin lyase I family protein encodes MKNPIRNQGQYIALAVVLLISCSKKDLITEQNGLQSNTLKTTLPVGLSPSTHNGDTLLYINYESGSLNSGISGLNTTNASAPDASYLVPVAHSGNYAIAHKVTIGDNGYFSDNNWRSESATAQLTAGKYLRGDERRYEFSLLLKDWKTYVPGMSQAGDIIFQGKLGGGGNPAWYFMTKRNAIVFRMPNNDRQETIIPDFTSYINQWLDFRVDVKWVDGPTGYYKVYKKLPGEADYTLIWHIENFHTFLPDNPNAVSGYNKWGLYRPGQSLANGDVATRIIYHDDIRIIQLPL; translated from the coding sequence ATGAAAAATCCAATCAGAAACCAGGGACAGTATATCGCCCTTGCGGTAGTACTCTTAATAAGCTGCAGTAAAAAGGATCTCATTACCGAACAAAATGGATTGCAGAGCAACACACTGAAAACTACTTTACCAGTCGGACTGTCTCCCTCTACTCATAATGGAGATACACTGCTGTATATAAATTATGAATCCGGCTCGCTCAATTCGGGTATTTCGGGTCTGAATACCACAAATGCGAGTGCACCAGACGCTTCCTATCTGGTTCCTGTAGCACATTCAGGAAATTATGCAATCGCTCATAAAGTAACTATTGGTGACAATGGGTATTTCTCTGATAATAACTGGCGCAGTGAAAGTGCGACGGCTCAGCTGACTGCAGGAAAATACTTAAGAGGAGACGAACGTCGTTATGAATTCAGTTTATTATTAAAAGACTGGAAAACATATGTACCGGGTATGTCTCAAGCCGGAGATATCATTTTCCAGGGTAAACTGGGCGGTGGCGGCAATCCGGCATGGTACTTCATGACCAAGCGAAATGCTATTGTTTTCAGAATGCCTAACAATGATCGTCAGGAAACTATTATTCCAGATTTCACCAGCTACATTAACCAATGGCTCGACTTCAGAGTAGATGTAAAGTGGGTTGATGGGCCAACAGGTTACTATAAGGTTTATAAAAAGTTACCGGGAGAAGCAGATTATACTTTGATATGGCACATTGAAAATTTCCATACCTTTTTGCCTGATAATCCAAATGCGGTTTCTGGTTATAATAAGTGGGGACTTTATCGTCCTGGCCAGTCTCTGGCTAATGGAGACGTAGCAACACGTATTATTTATCATGATGATATCAGGATTATTCAGCTTCCCTTATAA